The following proteins come from a genomic window of Herpetosiphonaceae bacterium:
- a CDS encoding site-specific DNA-methyltransferase encodes MPNLTEAQRQQIIELLRRGMDLPHAYKDLLFPPARQECALVYAGKEPHAAILADSATAELREIRRFGADTADWRNRLIFGDNMQALKALLGLKAQGQLASANGSPGVKLVYIDPPFATRQEFQGTHEERAYHDRVAGVQFVEFLRKRLVLLKALLAEDGVLCVHLDFRKKHYIKVILDEIFGEQNFRNEIAVSRVKKSIREHERVRKLNEEFDTILLYASGEAATLRPPTRRVAREARWHAFDAAGLRTGMDYDLFGHRPPPGRHWMYIKERAEQMIAAGRLRPHPRTGRPQYLIAASAEDLCNNLWTDISAYAFTAGYPTEKSEALLRRVLEMASQPGDLVLDAFAGSGTTLAVAEKLGRRWIGVDCGKLAIYTSQRRLLSLDSGNDPNGGPLQARPFALYNAGLYDFARRPLRSWALWRQRALALFGCRDAPHTIGDVQLDGYRDHASVLLFDHNRQGALLDYGTIDALHRRLGAALDGRCWIIAPAASVTFLEDTVQRDAARYTILRVPYSIVDALHAPPGSSAPRPMTGRIDRRVNSLGFDLMRPPQVACRYTIRQRPGQVREADAVIAITAFASATPAGASNGSLRRETLSLVLVDYDYPYDPLRSGVQPPCTIDAVFDAAQLAAAGWEVRLPCEALGATIMLIYVDIYGNEYAEIKALADFEQLGP; translated from the coding sequence ATGCCCAATCTGACCGAGGCACAGCGCCAGCAGATCATCGAGCTTTTGCGGCGCGGCATGGATCTGCCCCACGCATACAAAGACCTGCTGTTCCCACCTGCTCGGCAGGAGTGCGCGCTGGTGTACGCGGGCAAAGAGCCACACGCCGCGATCCTGGCGGATTCGGCTACGGCGGAGCTGCGGGAGATTCGCCGCTTCGGCGCGGATACCGCCGACTGGCGTAACCGGCTGATCTTCGGCGACAATATGCAGGCGCTCAAGGCGCTGCTTGGGCTAAAGGCGCAGGGACAGCTTGCCAGCGCCAATGGCTCGCCGGGCGTGAAGCTGGTCTATATCGATCCGCCGTTCGCGACCAGACAGGAGTTTCAGGGAACGCACGAGGAGCGCGCGTATCACGATCGGGTTGCGGGCGTGCAGTTCGTGGAATTTCTGCGTAAGCGGCTGGTGCTGCTCAAGGCGCTGCTCGCCGAGGACGGCGTGCTGTGCGTGCATCTCGATTTTCGCAAGAAGCACTACATCAAGGTGATTCTGGACGAGATCTTCGGCGAGCAGAACTTCCGCAACGAGATCGCGGTCAGCCGCGTCAAGAAGAGTATCCGTGAGCATGAGCGAGTGCGCAAGCTCAACGAGGAGTTTGATACGATCTTGCTCTACGCCAGCGGCGAGGCAGCGACGCTCCGCCCGCCGACACGCCGGGTGGCACGCGAGGCACGCTGGCACGCCTTCGACGCGGCAGGGCTACGTACGGGCATGGACTATGATCTTTTTGGGCACAGGCCGCCGCCGGGTAGGCACTGGATGTACATCAAAGAGCGCGCGGAGCAGATGATCGCAGCGGGTAGGCTCCGGCCTCATCCGCGCACAGGCCGCCCCCAATACCTGATCGCCGCCAGCGCCGAGGATCTGTGTAACAACCTGTGGACCGACATCAGCGCCTATGCGTTCACGGCTGGCTATCCCACGGAAAAGAGCGAGGCGCTGCTTCGCCGCGTGCTGGAGATGGCGAGCCAGCCGGGTGATCTGGTGCTGGATGCGTTCGCGGGCTCCGGCACGACGCTGGCCGTGGCGGAGAAGCTGGGACGGCGCTGGATCGGGGTGGACTGTGGCAAGCTGGCGATCTACACAAGCCAGCGGCGGCTGCTGTCGCTCGATAGCGGCAACGATCCCAACGGCGGGCCGCTCCAAGCCCGGCCCTTCGCGCTGTACAACGCCGGTCTTTACGATTTCGCGCGGCGTCCGCTCCGCTCCTGGGCGCTGTGGCGTCAGCGCGCGCTGGCGCTCTTCGGCTGCCGCGACGCGCCGCATACTATCGGCGATGTGCAGCTCGACGGCTACCGCGATCATGCGTCCGTGCTGCTCTTCGATCACAATCGCCAGGGCGCGCTCCTCGACTACGGCACCATCGACGCGCTGCATCGGCGACTGGGCGCTGCTCTTGACGGTCGCTGCTGGATCATCGCTCCGGCTGCCAGCGTGACGTTTTTGGAAGATACCGTGCAGCGCGATGCCGCACGCTACACGATCTTGCGCGTGCCCTACTCGATCGTCGATGCACTGCACGCGCCGCCCGGCTCATCCGCGCCGCGCCCGATGACAGGTCGAATCGATCGGCGGGTGAACTCGCTGGGCTTTGATCTGATGCGTCCGCCGCAGGTGGCCTGTCGCTACACGATCCGCCAGCGTCCCGGCCAGGTGCGTGAGGCGGATGCAGTGATCGCGATCACCGCATTCGCCAGCGCCACGCCCGCCGGAGCAAGCAATGGCAGCCTGCGCCGCGAAACGCTGTCGCTGGTGCTGGTCGACTACGATTACCCCTACGATCCGCTGCGATCGGGCGTGCAGCCGCCGTGTACGATCGATGCGGTCTTCGATGCCGCGCAGCTCGCGGCGGCGGGCTGGGAGGTGCGGCTGCCATGCGAGGCATTGGGCGCGACGATCATGCTGATCTATGTGGACATCTACGGCAACGAGTACGCCGAGATCAAGGCGCTCGCCGATTTCGAGCAGCTCGGCCCGTAG
- a CDS encoding S8 family serine peptidase, with protein sequence MKIVRRLSLLALAFALMFAVSGLAGGVAQAETGSVVDERLRAAMTTATAPLQVVVTFQGESAPTAAQIDLLRGTGIATGITFRSLPIAGVLATTDQINALAASAEVRSLDLNYALAYDNYEATALTGVDRVRTDGNMILQNGGMPVTGSGVTVLVNDSGIDGTHNDLQFGPHLVQNVEAATNLNALDSTLLPITYVENVPNTDATGGHGTHVAGIVGGTGAQSAGKHEGVAPGANLVGYGSGAGLLLLDTLGGFDYALTHQTQYGIRVITNSWGTTSDVGTDVDPNDPINVATKRLYDRGIVVVFSAGNSGPNAGTITGNYKKAPWVIAVAAGDKQRQLASFSSRGISGKSGSFTVDGQMWTWEDRPTLTAPGAMIISTRAASPIGVIGTPDDLKLIEPAYLPFYTTLSGTSMAAPHVAGVVALMLDANPRLSPAQIKQILQETATPMSGYATWEVGSGYVNAYAAVERAFKTRTK encoded by the coding sequence ATGAAGATTGTTCGTAGGCTATCCCTGCTGGCACTGGCATTCGCCCTGATGTTCGCCGTATCGGGTCTGGCTGGCGGAGTAGCCCAGGCCGAAACCGGCTCTGTCGTCGATGAGCGGCTGCGAGCAGCCATGACCACCGCGACCGCGCCGCTGCAAGTGGTGGTCACGTTCCAGGGAGAGAGCGCGCCAACCGCAGCGCAGATCGATCTGCTGCGCGGGACCGGCATCGCCACCGGCATCACCTTCCGCTCGCTGCCGATCGCCGGAGTACTGGCGACGACCGATCAGATCAACGCGCTGGCGGCAAGCGCCGAGGTACGCTCGCTCGATCTCAACTATGCGCTGGCCTACGACAACTACGAGGCGACAGCGCTAACCGGGGTCGATCGAGTACGTACCGATGGGAATATGATCCTTCAGAACGGCGGCATGCCTGTCACCGGCTCCGGCGTCACCGTGCTGGTCAACGACAGCGGCATCGACGGCACACATAACGATCTGCAGTTTGGACCGCATCTGGTGCAGAACGTCGAGGCAGCTACGAACTTGAACGCGCTTGACAGCACGCTCCTGCCGATCACCTACGTCGAGAACGTGCCAAACACCGATGCGACCGGCGGCCACGGCACGCACGTTGCGGGCATCGTCGGCGGCACCGGGGCACAGTCCGCCGGAAAGCATGAGGGCGTCGCGCCCGGCGCGAATCTGGTGGGCTACGGCTCCGGCGCGGGCCTGCTGCTGCTGGATACGCTCGGCGGCTTCGACTACGCGCTGACGCATCAGACACAGTACGGCATTCGCGTGATCACCAACTCCTGGGGCACCACCAGCGATGTCGGCACGGATGTCGATCCCAACGATCCAATCAACGTCGCGACCAAGCGGCTCTACGATCGCGGCATCGTCGTCGTCTTCTCGGCGGGCAACTCCGGCCCGAACGCAGGCACGATCACCGGCAACTACAAGAAAGCGCCGTGGGTCATCGCGGTCGCGGCAGGCGATAAGCAGCGCCAGCTTGCCAGCTTCTCATCGCGCGGCATCAGCGGCAAGAGCGGCAGCTTCACCGTCGACGGCCAGATGTGGACCTGGGAAGATCGCCCGACGCTGACCGCACCGGGCGCGATGATCATCTCGACTCGCGCGGCCTCGCCGATCGGTGTCATCGGCACGCCGGACGACCTTAAGCTGATCGAGCCGGCCTATCTGCCCTTCTACACCACCTTGAGCGGCACGTCGATGGCCGCGCCGCATGTCGCCGGAGTTGTCGCGCTGATGCTTGACGCCAATCCACGCCTTTCGCCCGCGCAGATCAAGCAGATCCTTCAGGAGACGGCGACGCCCATGAGCGGCTATGCGACCTGGGAGGTCGGCAGCGGCTATGTCAATGCCTACGCCGCCGTCGAGCGGGCCTTCAAGACCCGCACGAAGTAG